The following DNA comes from Campylobacter concisus ATCC 51562.
TCTTTTTTTAAAAAATACCTAAATACAAGAGCTGGCGGTGATTGCTCAGGATTCGTTTCTATCGTAAATGCAAAGCATCAAAATATGTATTTTGATGAAAAGACAATAAATCGCTACTACGATAATGGCGGTAGAAAGTCAAAAGCGATCTATAATTTTTATGAAAGTAAAAATTTAATTACTCATAAAAATCCAAAAATAGGCGATCTTGTATTTTTCTCAAATACTCTTGGCAAGGGTGTTCAGAAAAATAAAGATAAGAAAAATATCACTCATGTTGGCATAGTTACAGCTGTTCTTGGCGATGAGACGGTAAAATTTATACATAATTCTGGCGGAAAGATAATTCATAGCTATATGAATCTAAAACAAAAAAATGTGCATCTAAAAGGAAATCAAGAGATAAATAGCTACCTTGTAAGGTGTTCAAACTCAAGTTGCTTGGCAGCAAATAGATTTGCTGGATATGGCAAAGCAAAATAAATCAGAAATTTTTACTAAAAACCTTTTAAAACAAATACTAGGCTCAAATTTTAAGCATTATTTATATAAATTTACACTTGTAAATGCAGATTTAAATAAAGAGAAAATATGAATTTTTTTGATGAAATTTGGGAAATTTTAAATGAAGGTGACATCGGGCTTAAATTTTTAAAATTTGAACTATTTTATGAGAAATTTAAACGAGATTTTAATATAAATTTTTGTGAAAGCTCTAAACCAAACGAGCTAATAACGCCTAGCTATGCAAAATTTTGTGAAGTAGTTAGCATGAAAGAGCTAAACAAAAAAGTAAAGCCAAAGGATAAAAATTTAAATTTTATCCATTCGGTAGCTCATATTGAATTTAGTGCTATTGACATCGCGCTTGATGCTTGTTATAGATTTAGAAATTTGCCAAGAGAATTTTATGAAGACTGGCTAGAAGTAGCTGAAGATG
Coding sequences within:
- a CDS encoding NlpC/P60 family protein, giving the protein MSNSINKKIFFILSIIFFTGCSFTSNQPTTPQNETNQTVTSSVDFSEQMIGEIIDEDNDREDKKFGSFFKKYLNTRAGGDCSGFVSIVNAKHQNMYFDEKTINRYYDNGGRKSKAIYNFYESKNLITHKNPKIGDLVFFSNTLGKGVQKNKDKKNITHVGIVTAVLGDETVKFIHNSGGKIIHSYMNLKQKNVHLKGNQEINSYLVRCSNSSCLAANRFAGYGKAK